AACAGTCGAGATAACGCTAACTTCACCGATTCTGATTGTCCGTTCAGCGTTTTGCCCAGTGCTGTTTTTAAGGCAAGTTCCACCTCGACCATTGTTAACAGTCCCACTATTCATTGATCGCTCACAATTTATTAACAATTCGAAGATAGGATACTCGCAGCAGCAGGAAAGGGCATTGCTCCCTGTTCCTTAATAAGGTCAGTCAAGACCCACCACCGGCATCACCCGCCTTGAAAAGTTGAAAAACAGTTTTACATTCTTTTTCTTTTTCACATTAAGGAGATCGGAAAATGATGACGTTACGTCCATTTTCTTCCCCGGCCACCGGTGCGCTCAAACATTCTTCCCCCAATCGCCGCGGATTTACGCTGATTGAATTACTGGTCGTGATTGCAATTATCGCGATTCTGATTGCCCTTTTGCTGCCGGCCGTTCAACAGGCACGCGAAGCCGCCCGCCGAACACAGTGCAGAAACAATCTGAAACAAATTGGCCTGGCATTTCACAACTTCCACGATGTCTTTGATCGGCTGCCTACGGGTGCCCGCGATGGCGCCGGCGCATCTTATGCCTGCTGTAATGCCCAGGAACGTGCCGGCTGGAGCTGGCTTTACCACATTCTGCCTTACATGGATCGGGCAAACGTGTACGATCTGGGAACGGATGCCGATCCTGTGGGAACCTATCCGCTTGTTGGCCGAACAGGAATCAAAGCCTATTACTGCCCTTCCCGTCGCAAGCCGACTTCATATGGTAGTGGGTATTATCGTAGCGATTATGCTGGAAATGGTGGGCAGCGTGAAGGCGGAATTACCTCGACTCTCAGTCTTGGTCAGCGAGGGGTCGTCGTGCGAACTGATTCACGTGAAATTCGTATCAACGACATTAAAGACGGCGCTTCCAACACCATTATGGTGGCGGAAAAAGCATTGCACCCAGATCGACATGGACAAGATGGCGGCGACAATGAGCCCTGGGTCAATGCCGGCTGGGATGAATGTGTGATCCGCCATGGAGCCGGTAAGAATAGTGCTGGCGACGAGTACGGCTTGACTCCGCTGTACGACACGGACGCTCCGACGAACACTGTCGCCGTGGTTGACAAAGGGGGCGTCAGCTGGACGAACTGGCATCCCTTCTTTGGTTCAGCCCACCAGGGCGGCATGAACGCCTGCCTGGCCGATGGTTCGGTGCGACTCATCAGTTACAACATCGACGGCGAAATCATGCGTCGAATCAGCCTGACGAATGACCGTGAGTCTGTTGGTGAATATTAAACACCATTAACTTCGAACAGGCTTCGTAATTTTGATCGTGAACTCGCAGGGCTTCTGACGTTTTCCCCCGGAATCGAAGGTGGCCCTGCAGTTAACGGAGCCGCTCCCCCCATTATTTTCATTCACCTGAAATTACTCAGATCTCATCAAGAGGAAATCCCATGAAACTGTTGTCATATTATCTACTACTTCTCGCTCTGTGTCTGCTTCCCGGCTGTGGTTCCAGCGAGGAATCATTAACTTCCGGAGAAATCACATCCGATGTCAAAAGCGAAATGGAAAAGGAAAAAGAAGAAGTCTTCGCAGCCGAATCCGCCAATCGCGAACAGCAGGTTAAGGGGAAGAAATGAGCTTTTGAAGGAAGGCGAAATGCCCCTCGTCTTCTCCAAAATTGACATTAGGCAATCGCTGCTGCATAACGATCCATGATCGATGTACTGCCGAGTGCTTTCAAGCGGGGCTCAACCCGTTTGTAGAGTTTTTGTGCCTGCTCTCTTTCTCCCAATTCGGCGTGGGCGATCGCGAGGTAGGCACGATTGAGATCTACAAAGAGTTGCAGTAATGGTTGACTGGCTGCAATTGGCAAGAGTTGAGATAAAGAGGAGAGAAACTGCTCTTTCGCGACGTGACAGTGCCCCAGATTGAGTTCCAGAAGTCCTTTGAAATAGTACAGAATCATTTTCAGTAATTCATCCAGATGTTGCTGCTCTGCTTCGGTCAGTAACTGCTGTGCCAATGGAAGATTCTGCTGATACTTCAACAGTGCATACGCATAATCCATCTGCACGGTCGGATTTCCCGGCGCCTCTTCCCAAGCCAGTCGCATACATTCAATCACCTGATCCTGATCATTCACTACTTCATATAGTTCTGACAGGCGTTCGAGATACATCCAGCGGGGTATTTCTGGATCTGCTTCAAACGGCTTGATTACAGCCAGCCCCTGATCAAAATCGCCTAAAGCCGTTAAGGCAACTGCGCGACGCGCTTCCAATTCGAATTCGGGAACATGCCCGCGTAGCGCGGGCACTCGTTTAAGCACTTCTTGCCAGCGCGCCCAGGCGAATGACTGCATCAACTTATTATATTTTTGTCCGGTTGAAAAATAGACCGACCAGAACGAAATGAGAATCGGAACGAATAACAAAAACAGAAATCCATAATCAATGATCATCAACCTGATTGAAAACTTCCAGCGATAAAGCAACACCACTCCCAGAATCACTAACGGTAAGCGGATACTCCATAATCCTTTTCCCACTGATAATAAAAACAACTGAAAATTGCTGAGACTCTGAAACTTAACCATGTCGGCAGCGGAAACAAGCTCTTCTATTTCCGCACGATTAGGGAACAGACTCGAAGTCGCCGCGGCAGCATCGTCGGTGTGCAGGACGATCTCAGAAAACCCACGCGATTCCAGGTCGTGATAGGCATCTTGCGAATTTTCCGCTTCGACGCGGTGTGTTTCGCGTTTATCATTTTCATCGGTTGCTGTGATTAGAAAAACAGGCATGCGATTCACTCCGAAATAATACGATGCGAGAATGATTGACATGAACAAGCAACGCCTGAGCACCTGCGCCCATCATAAAACGATCAAGTCTAACCTGAATGATTTTCTGAGTGAACGATATTCATCACAATTTATAGTGATCGTTTGCAGAATTTTTCTCGATGAAGAACAGGTTAAGCGGTCACCAACAAATCCTTTTTTTCAATGGCAACGTGTCCCGATTTTCTAAAAGGGCGCGGCATGGGTTGGGCTTTGCCGTTGGCGTCGATCGTCCGACAGCGGAGCGTATATTTCCCTGCAGGTAAGCCGGGCATCAGAATCGCCCAGTGTGCTTTCATCAATGGCATCGGCCATGCGATGGGTTTTCTTGTTTTGTTGTCGAAGCCGATGGTTTCGGGCGGAATTTTGTGATCGGGTAGATCACCGCCCCATCGATCGGAAGCCGGTGCAGACAGGATTTCCGCATCGATCCAGGGTGCTGAGGTGAAGTATTTGTCATCGCCGGGTAAACTCTCGCCATTCTTTTGAATCCAGACCTGAACTTTCGCCAATCCTGCAGTGCCCGATTGGGCATAGCCGGTAATCGGAATCGGCTGAAGCGGTTTGACCTGTTTGGGACAGGAGAGCGTCGACGCGAACGTTTTCAGTGTGCTGTCGATGTCATTATTCCCGTTGGCGTAGGTATCGTTGGCGTGAAACAAATTGGAAAAATAAACGTGAGTCAGCCATTTCACATTTTTGAATCCGTATGATTCGGGAACCACCATCCGCACGGGCGCACCGCGTTCCGGGCTCAGCCACTGACCATTCAATTTGTAGCACAGAATCACAGGTGGTAATCCCGGGGGATCTTCCAGCACACGATCAATGGGCAGCGAACTCTTGAAGATTTGTTTGGGATCGTCGTTATGATACCCGTTAAAAAACACGCGGCGGATGTTATCGCGCGGTTTCGTCAGCCAGAGAATTTCACGTAAGGGAACCCCTTCCCAGATCCCGGTACCCAGCGGGTTTCTGATATTCAGACAGGTCATCACTTTGGAAAACCGGACCGCGTGTTTTTCTCCCAGTTTGAGTAACGCTTCAAAATCAAGTGCGTTTCCATTCTCTTTTGTGAGGGGATTTCCCAGTCGGGCTTTGTTTTCCGGATCGCTAATCACTTCGAGAGACCAGGTCTCGCGCGTCAAACCGACCTGTTTTCGTTTCTCTTCACTCAAAGTATGCGGCTTGGGATTTCCCCGCGAGACATCTCGAAATGATTTCGGAATGGTGAGGTTGGTTTCGAGTCGGTCAATCGCCTGTTGTAATGCGGGGTCTCGATCCTGAACCTCTGCCTGTAGTTGATTGATGGCGGTACAGGCAGCCGCTCCTGCTGCGCCATATTTTAAAAAGTACCGTCGCGATAACCGCGAATGTTCTGCAAGGAATGCTTCCAATGAGCCAGACATGCTTGCACCTTTTTATAAAACGGTGACAGAAATCTTTCAATTCGATCTATTTTGGTGCCCATTGAAGCATTCCGTCAACGAGTTTGTAATAAATCGAAAGTTGAATCAGCAGAATGCCCGCATTTCCCCCCACTAGAAATGAAAAAAACGTCTTCAATTGTAAATCGGTCATTCGCTCAGAGTTCAAAATGCCGACGGACACTTCCAAAATGAGTTACAACAAAAAAAACGCCTCGCTGACTGTTATCAACGAGGCGCTTTTTAAAATTGTATTCGATCCTGAAAATTACTCAGGCTCTACAGGTGAAACAAAATCAGACGGTTTGAAAGTCAATACGGAGCATTTGACTTTTTCGAGCATGCGTTCGGCAGTATTGCCGATGAAGAAGCCGCTGATGCCGGAACGGGCCAGTGTGCCCATCGCCAGCAGGTTGATGCTGTGTTCTTCGATGAATGCGGGAATTGCCACGTCGGGAGAACCTTCCAGCACATGCACCTGCACGCCGTAGGAAAGCGTGCGGTAGTCGGTCTGTGCCAGTTGTTCGTTGAGTTCGTTTTTGACCTCTTCCATGATATCCTCGGCACATTTTTTGAGCGTCTCTTCCCCGACTCCCAGGCCTTTGAGTCGCTGATCGAGCTGTGTATCGATAGCATGTACCAGATGAATTTTCATGTCAGCAACTTGAGCCGCTGAGACGATAAAATGCAGAATATCGCTGCTGACTTCGCTCATATCGCTGGCGACGACAATTTCCGGAACGTCCGGCTCTTCGTCTTTCTTGACAGCAAAGACGGGGCACGGACATTGACGGAACAGGTTCATCACGGTGCCGCCGAATAAACGACCGGTAAAGCCATGCGGACGCGTTCCCACCAGCACCATATCGTGTTTATTATTGATGACTTCGAGAACAATTTCGCGCCACGGTGAACCGATCGCTACCTTCGACGTACTTTCGACGCCGTGGTCTTTTGCCTGTTGGATCAGACTGCTCATCACTTTATGCGCTTCGTCTTCCACATTATTTGTCAGATGTAACCGATCTTCTTCCAGCAAGTGTTTGGTGTGCGCCGAGAGATCAATGGCAGCGATAAATTCCAGTTTGGCATTGAACAAGCCGGCCAGCCAGATCGCACGTTCGACCGCTTCCTTCGTCTGTTCGTTCAAATCGGCGGCAACCAGTCGGTCTGCGTGGGTCAAATCTACGCCAACTAAAATGGAGTCGAGGCTTTGCATGGGTTTACTCTCTTCTAATTGATTTCAGCAAGATTCAGGCTTCAATCTTCTATTATGACAAATGTAAGAGTCTGTTCCTAGACTCTATCCAGA
This window of the Gimesia fumaroli genome carries:
- a CDS encoding DUF1559 domain-containing protein, coding for MMTLRPFSSPATGALKHSSPNRRGFTLIELLVVIAIIAILIALLLPAVQQAREAARRTQCRNNLKQIGLAFHNFHDVFDRLPTGARDGAGASYACCNAQERAGWSWLYHILPYMDRANVYDLGTDADPVGTYPLVGRTGIKAYYCPSRRKPTSYGSGYYRSDYAGNGGQREGGITSTLSLGQRGVVVRTDSREIRINDIKDGASNTIMVAEKALHPDRHGQDGGDNEPWVNAGWDECVIRHGAGKNSAGDEYGLTPLYDTDAPTNTVAVVDKGGVSWTNWHPFFGSAHQGGMNACLADGSVRLISYNIDGEIMRRISLTNDRESVGEY
- a CDS encoding tetratricopeptide repeat protein, which produces MSIILASYYFGVNRMPVFLITATDENDKRETHRVEAENSQDAYHDLESRGFSEIVLHTDDAAAATSSLFPNRAEIEELVSAADMVKFQSLSNFQLFLLSVGKGLWSIRLPLVILGVVLLYRWKFSIRLMIIDYGFLFLLFVPILISFWSVYFSTGQKYNKLMQSFAWARWQEVLKRVPALRGHVPEFELEARRAVALTALGDFDQGLAVIKPFEADPEIPRWMYLERLSELYEVVNDQDQVIECMRLAWEEAPGNPTVQMDYAYALLKYQQNLPLAQQLLTEAEQQHLDELLKMILYYFKGLLELNLGHCHVAKEQFLSSLSQLLPIAASQPLLQLFVDLNRAYLAIAHAELGEREQAQKLYKRVEPRLKALGSTSIMDRYAAAIA
- a CDS encoding molybdopterin-dependent oxidoreductase; translation: MSGSLEAFLAEHSRLSRRYFLKYGAAGAAACTAINQLQAEVQDRDPALQQAIDRLETNLTIPKSFRDVSRGNPKPHTLSEEKRKQVGLTRETWSLEVISDPENKARLGNPLTKENGNALDFEALLKLGEKHAVRFSKVMTCLNIRNPLGTGIWEGVPLREILWLTKPRDNIRRVFFNGYHNDDPKQIFKSSLPIDRVLEDPPGLPPVILCYKLNGQWLSPERGAPVRMVVPESYGFKNVKWLTHVYFSNLFHANDTYANGNNDIDSTLKTFASTLSCPKQVKPLQPIPITGYAQSGTAGLAKVQVWIQKNGESLPGDDKYFTSAPWIDAEILSAPASDRWGGDLPDHKIPPETIGFDNKTRKPIAWPMPLMKAHWAILMPGLPAGKYTLRCRTIDANGKAQPMPRPFRKSGHVAIEKKDLLVTA
- a CDS encoding universal stress protein, whose translation is MQSLDSILVGVDLTHADRLVAADLNEQTKEAVERAIWLAGLFNAKLEFIAAIDLSAHTKHLLEEDRLHLTNNVEDEAHKVMSSLIQQAKDHGVESTSKVAIGSPWREIVLEVINNKHDMVLVGTRPHGFTGRLFGGTVMNLFRQCPCPVFAVKKDEEPDVPEIVVASDMSEVSSDILHFIVSAAQVADMKIHLVHAIDTQLDQRLKGLGVGEETLKKCAEDIMEEVKNELNEQLAQTDYRTLSYGVQVHVLEGSPDVAIPAFIEEHSINLLAMGTLARSGISGFFIGNTAERMLEKVKCSVLTFKPSDFVSPVEPE